One region of Sulfuriroseicoccus oceanibius genomic DNA includes:
- a CDS encoding carboxy terminal-processing peptidase codes for MRLRFPRIRTAIACALVAITSLTAPSKAVAATNYNEVGRQLLIMLRNMHFEKRQFTADFQRELLTSYLEFVDMNKLYFLQSDVDEFQRKYGGQILVSLLKSEGVDAAAEIHERFVKRVTERNDKITELIKNGEFNFDGNETIELSREDADWPADAAEADAIWHKRIEESMLEEVLRQLDQSVGKESDDPIDPAIAESGEWKEHVDLADAREKLLNRYRRILENVQDTNLEDVADMFFSSIAGMYDPHSDYFSFSEEEQFRTSMENKLTGIGALLQSNDDGSTQIKGIVVGGPTDKAGALELDDKIIGVDHNNTGEMVDITYMKIDKVVELIRGDQGTTVRLKVIPAADETTIKEVTIVRDTVELKDNLATGELIHWQGSDDKPINVGWITVPSFYRDFDNGTTSLTRDVHQILKRQMAEGIDGLVIDLRGNGGGSLDEAVEMTGLFIPSGPVVQAKNTFGHVEVRRSSNRFPVYDGPLIVLTDKTSASASEIFAAALQDYNRALIVGDKSTFGKGTVQTVAPIKRAMPLLAHGDRAGTLKVTIQKFYRIAGGSTQLKGVEPDIVLPSRLDALEIGEDALTKPLPHDSIKPQTYKAYDPSSLARDLLAKRSAERIAASQEFQYIVSDIDRLKSKVEENELVINLRERLEEKAEMKELRDARRAEQKARFAQLRAHLEKSMVIKEVSLDTLKEDELPVVTDFTTGTQTMRQSPTEDADDAEKLEYPFGLSPAKREALFILSDILKLGQKQELPPVTAQLTAHIVDKAN; via the coding sequence ATGAGATTGAGATTTCCTAGGATCCGCACCGCCATCGCCTGCGCCTTGGTGGCGATCACCAGCCTGACCGCGCCAAGCAAAGCGGTCGCGGCAACCAACTACAACGAAGTGGGCCGGCAGCTGCTCATCATGCTGCGTAACATGCACTTCGAGAAGCGGCAGTTCACCGCCGATTTCCAGCGCGAGCTGCTGACCTCGTATCTTGAGTTTGTCGATATGAACAAGCTCTACTTCCTTCAGAGCGACGTCGATGAGTTCCAGCGCAAATACGGCGGGCAGATCCTCGTCAGCCTGCTCAAGTCCGAAGGCGTTGACGCCGCGGCCGAAATCCACGAACGCTTCGTCAAACGCGTCACCGAGCGCAACGACAAGATAACCGAATTGATCAAGAATGGTGAGTTCAACTTCGATGGCAACGAAACCATCGAACTCTCGCGCGAAGACGCCGATTGGCCGGCGGATGCTGCAGAAGCCGACGCCATCTGGCACAAGCGCATCGAGGAAAGCATGCTCGAAGAGGTACTGCGCCAGCTCGACCAATCCGTCGGTAAGGAGAGCGATGACCCAATTGACCCGGCCATCGCTGAGTCGGGCGAATGGAAGGAACACGTCGATCTCGCCGATGCTCGCGAAAAACTCCTCAACCGCTACCGCCGCATTCTCGAGAACGTCCAAGACACCAACCTCGAGGACGTCGCTGATATGTTCTTCTCATCCATCGCGGGCATGTACGATCCGCATTCGGACTACTTCTCGTTCTCTGAGGAGGAGCAGTTCCGCACCAGCATGGAGAACAAATTGACCGGTATCGGTGCGCTGCTCCAGTCCAATGACGACGGCAGCACCCAGATCAAGGGCATCGTCGTTGGCGGCCCGACCGACAAGGCAGGCGCTCTCGAACTCGATGACAAGATCATCGGCGTCGACCACAACAATACCGGCGAAATGGTCGACATCACCTACATGAAGATCGACAAAGTGGTCGAACTCATCCGTGGCGACCAGGGAACCACCGTCCGCCTCAAGGTCATCCCTGCCGCAGACGAAACCACCATCAAGGAAGTCACCATCGTGCGTGACACCGTCGAACTGAAAGACAACCTCGCCACCGGTGAACTCATCCATTGGCAAGGTAGCGACGACAAACCAATCAACGTCGGTTGGATCACCGTCCCATCGTTCTACCGCGATTTCGACAACGGCACCACCAGCCTCACCCGCGACGTCCATCAGATCCTCAAACGCCAGATGGCCGAAGGGATCGACGGATTGGTCATCGACCTGCGCGGCAATGGCGGCGGCTCCCTCGACGAAGCTGTGGAGATGACCGGTTTGTTCATCCCATCGGGCCCGGTGGTCCAGGCCAAGAACACATTCGGCCACGTCGAAGTGCGTCGCTCAAGCAACCGCTTCCCCGTCTACGATGGTCCACTCATCGTGCTCACGGACAAAACCAGTGCCTCGGCATCCGAAATCTTCGCAGCCGCCCTGCAGGACTACAACCGCGCACTCATCGTGGGTGACAAGTCCACATTCGGTAAGGGCACCGTGCAAACCGTAGCGCCGATCAAGCGCGCCATGCCGCTTTTGGCCCACGGCGACCGTGCCGGCACGCTGAAAGTCACGATCCAGAAGTTCTACCGCATCGCCGGTGGATCGACCCAGCTCAAAGGCGTGGAGCCGGACATCGTCCTGCCATCCCGACTCGACGCACTGGAGATCGGGGAAGACGCACTGACCAAGCCGCTGCCTCACGACAGCATCAAGCCACAAACCTACAAGGCCTACGACCCGAGCTCCCTCGCCCGCGACCTGCTCGCCAAGCGCAGCGCCGAGCGCATCGCAGCCAGCCAGGAATTCCAGTACATCGTCTCGGACATCGACCGCCTGAAATCGAAGGTCGAGGAAAACGAACTGGTCATCAACCTGCGCGAGCGCCTCGAAGAAAAGGCCGAAATGAAGGAGCTGCGTGACGCCCGACGGGCCGAGCAAAAAGCACGCTTCGCACAACTTCGCGCCCACCTCGAGAAGTCGATGGTCATCAAGGAAGTCTCGCTCGACACCCTCAAGGAAGACGAGCTCCCGGTCGTCACCGACTTCACCACCGGCACCCAGACCATGCGTCAATCGCCCACAGAGGATGCCGACGACGCCGAGAAGCTCGAGTATCCGTTCGGACTCAGCCCTGCCAAGCGCGAGGCGCTCTTCATTCTTTCCGACATCCTCAAGCTCGGTCAGAAACAAGAACTGCCACCGGTCACGGCACAGCTGACCGCTCACATCGTCGACAAGGCCAACTAG
- a CDS encoding RNA polymerase sigma factor produces the protein MAPKQDAIPSHRSGELTDDELAARENAIDLALMQRIANGDHGAFAELMARHQRAVIGTIAKMQGDSALAEDLAQQVFLRVWKSAPRYQPTAKFTTWLYTIVRNLVFNESRRAWRRNEFSVVDDDGSTPDFHDTRQASPQDDALLHELEGKVDAALESLPEKQRLAVILRWREHLAYEEIADILEASVSSVKSLLFRARTHLRNHLDGYLADEPEGN, from the coding sequence GTGGCCCCCAAACAAGACGCAATTCCTTCGCACCGCAGCGGCGAGCTCACAGACGATGAGCTCGCAGCCCGCGAGAATGCGATCGACCTTGCCTTGATGCAGCGGATTGCCAACGGCGACCACGGAGCCTTCGCTGAACTCATGGCGCGCCACCAACGCGCGGTCATCGGCACCATCGCCAAGATGCAGGGCGACTCGGCGCTGGCCGAGGACCTCGCACAGCAGGTCTTCCTTCGTGTCTGGAAGTCCGCGCCTCGCTACCAGCCTACCGCCAAGTTCACAACCTGGCTCTACACCATCGTCAGAAACCTCGTCTTCAACGAGTCCCGCCGCGCTTGGCGACGCAATGAGTTCTCCGTAGTAGACGACGACGGCTCGACACCCGATTTTCACGACACCCGCCAAGCATCACCACAGGACGACGCCCTACTCCACGAGCTTGAAGGGAAAGTCGACGCCGCACTCGAGTCGCTGCCGGAAAAACAACGCCTCGCCGTGATTCTCCGCTGGCGCGAACATCTCGCCTACGAGGAGATCGCCGACATCCTCGAAGCCTCGGTCTCATCAGTAAAAAGCCTCCTCTTCCGCGCCCGCACCCACCTCCGCAACCACCTCGACGGCTATCTAGCCGATGAACCGGAGGGCAACTAG
- a CDS encoding PP2C family protein-serine/threonine phosphatase: protein MSSNEGSESTNRPKGVEWSGITDVGRYRKNNEDAFLALTVDAHEVRYLGKYGEGSLDSNDFVFAVSDGMGGANAGEFASKIAVDRITKLFPKSFQASAMGMEVGFQDILPQLFDEIHEEVTYLGKCYPELSGMGATLSLCWLRPGWMYFAHVGDSRIYYLPKDGGIEQLTHDHTHVGWMFREGKINEREARSHPGRNGLQQAIGGKNQHLNAQVGAVAYEAGDKFVICSDGLVEGLWDSGIERLARKPSPFHKGNPAERLVAEAVQTDGKDNTTAVVVEIL, encoded by the coding sequence ATGAGCTCAAACGAAGGATCGGAATCGACGAACAGGCCAAAGGGCGTGGAGTGGTCGGGCATCACGGATGTGGGCCGCTACCGCAAAAACAACGAAGACGCATTCCTGGCGCTGACCGTGGATGCCCACGAGGTGCGCTACCTCGGCAAGTACGGTGAGGGGAGTCTGGATTCGAATGACTTTGTCTTCGCGGTGAGCGACGGCATGGGCGGTGCCAACGCTGGTGAGTTTGCCAGCAAGATCGCGGTGGACCGGATTACCAAGTTGTTTCCAAAGAGCTTTCAGGCATCGGCGATGGGGATGGAAGTGGGTTTCCAGGATATTCTGCCCCAGTTGTTCGACGAGATCCACGAGGAGGTCACGTATTTGGGCAAGTGCTACCCCGAGTTGTCGGGCATGGGTGCCACCTTGAGCCTGTGTTGGTTGCGTCCGGGCTGGATGTACTTCGCGCATGTCGGTGACAGCCGGATTTACTATCTGCCGAAGGATGGTGGGATCGAGCAGTTGACCCACGATCACACGCACGTGGGCTGGATGTTCCGCGAGGGGAAGATCAATGAACGGGAAGCCCGCAGTCATCCGGGGCGGAATGGATTGCAACAAGCCATCGGTGGCAAGAACCAGCACTTGAACGCACAAGTCGGAGCCGTGGCCTACGAGGCCGGGGATAAGTTTGTCATCTGTTCGGACGGCTTGGTCGAGGGGCTGTGGGACAGCGGCATCGAGCGCTTGGCGCGCAAGCCGTCACCATTCCACAAGGGAAACCCAGCCGAGCGACTGGTGGCAGAAGCGGTCCAGACCGATGGCAAAGACAACACAACGGCGGTGGTGGTGGAGATCCTCTAG
- a CDS encoding serine/threonine protein phosphatase, which produces MQEAKNTVRATVKIGYDGRVHKTFKGPQAKERYENEVRVLRYLEEKGCQFVPKILDSDDETLYLVTSNCGARVDKMSGEKKQQIFAELESFGVRHDDAEVRNITYNHRDGRFYVIDFEFATILEPGYPPSPKMLSHPDRSEFM; this is translated from the coding sequence ATGCAGGAAGCGAAGAACACAGTAAGGGCGACGGTTAAGATTGGCTACGACGGCCGCGTACACAAGACGTTCAAAGGTCCGCAAGCCAAGGAGCGCTACGAGAATGAAGTGCGGGTGCTTCGCTATTTGGAGGAGAAGGGGTGTCAGTTCGTGCCAAAGATCCTCGATTCGGATGATGAAACGCTCTATCTGGTGACCTCAAACTGTGGTGCACGGGTGGACAAGATGAGCGGCGAGAAAAAGCAGCAGATCTTCGCCGAACTTGAGAGCTTCGGCGTACGGCATGACGACGCAGAGGTGCGCAACATCACCTACAATCACCGTGACGGACGCTTTTATGTGATCGATTTTGAGTTCGCCACAATTCTTGAGCCGGGTTACCCGCCGTCGCCAAAAATGCTCTCGCATCCGGACCGGAGTGAGTTCATGTAA
- a CDS encoding glutamine synthetase beta-grasp domain-containing protein, translated as MAKIKLEYIWLDGYEPVANLRSKTKIAEGEVDSFTLEDCPEWGFDGSSTRQADGSDSDCILKPVALYPDAARMDAFLVMCEVMLPDGTPHPSNARATIPDDEGLWIGLEQEYFLQKDGRPIGWPQDGFPSPQGEYYCGVGYNNVGDIAREIVEEHLDLCLAAGINHEGINAEVAKGQWEFQIFGKGSKNACDQVHVARYILLRLCEQYGVDVEWHCKPVLGDWNGSGMHCNFSTDYMRETGGKEYFLKLMDAFEKYKDEHIAAYGPDNHLRLTGLHETQSIDKFSWGVADRGASIRVPHSFVKNDAYRGYLEDRRPNSQGDPYKIVSRVSRTVAEVEAEYK; from the coding sequence ATGGCTAAAATCAAACTCGAATACATCTGGCTCGACGGTTATGAGCCTGTTGCCAACCTCCGCAGCAAGACCAAGATTGCTGAAGGCGAAGTCGATTCCTTCACCCTCGAAGACTGCCCAGAGTGGGGCTTCGACGGCAGCTCGACCCGTCAGGCAGACGGCAGCGACTCGGACTGCATCCTCAAGCCGGTTGCTCTCTACCCAGACGCCGCACGCATGGACGCATTCCTCGTGATGTGCGAAGTCATGCTTCCAGACGGCACCCCACACCCATCGAACGCACGTGCCACCATCCCTGACGACGAAGGTCTCTGGATCGGCCTCGAGCAGGAGTACTTCCTTCAGAAGGACGGCCGCCCAATCGGCTGGCCACAAGACGGCTTCCCATCGCCACAGGGTGAATACTACTGCGGTGTGGGCTACAACAACGTCGGCGACATCGCTCGCGAGATCGTTGAAGAGCACCTCGACCTCTGCCTCGCTGCCGGCATCAACCACGAAGGCATCAACGCCGAAGTGGCCAAGGGCCAGTGGGAATTCCAGATCTTCGGCAAAGGATCGAAGAACGCATGTGACCAGGTTCACGTCGCTCGCTACATCCTCCTCCGCCTTTGCGAACAGTACGGCGTTGATGTAGAGTGGCACTGTAAGCCAGTCCTCGGTGACTGGAACGGTTCCGGTATGCACTGCAACTTCTCCACCGACTACATGCGCGAAACCGGCGGCAAGGAGTACTTCCTCAAGCTCATGGACGCGTTCGAAAAGTACAAGGACGAGCACATCGCTGCTTACGGCCCAGACAACCACTTGCGTCTTACCGGTCTCCACGAGACCCAGTCGATCGACAAGTTCAGCTGGGGTGTTGCAGACCGCGGCGCTTCGATCCGCGTGCCTCACTCGTTCGTCAAGAACGACGCATACCGCGGTTACCTCGAAGACCGTCGTCCAAACTCGCAGGGTGATCCGTACAAGATCGTCTCGCGCGTTTCCCGCACCGTTGCTGAGGTCGAAGCTGAATACAAGTAA
- a CDS encoding sulfatase-like hydrolase/transferase, with translation MIAKIFLPVCVAALSALLSANGHADGATRPNVLVLFSDDHQDAAVRAMGCDEIITPHLDQLAKQGVVFRNAHAEIPTCQPSRASILTGCSAFTHGVMHPRYTESFRRPLAPNSWTEVFRQAGYRTFWTGKWNTWGSPSDFGVSETSRVFKGGMGSHQLSFDEGGEVVRGFSSTLFADAAIRFLRSTSGDDRPFFATVAFTAPHDPRTPPAEYRALYPDGEVSLPPAYLAEHPFDDGYFGIRDEKLLPRPRTKGAVRGEIAAYYGMITQMDAQIGRILQALRDAGKTDNTIVIYLGDHGLAVGNHGLLGKMSMYSHSVRTPLIIAGPGVPQGGVRDALVYLYDLFPTTAAMVGVEVPESVEGVDFSEVIRGEKADAREFIYGANANLQRMVRDARYKLVRYYRDEARGIGSDRYVFFDLKEDPNELRNLVDEGEHQERIAAFKRYLRDWQVRVADPYRGRE, from the coding sequence ATGATTGCAAAGATATTTCTTCCTGTGTGTGTCGCCGCGCTGTCGGCGCTTCTGTCGGCCAACGGTCATGCAGATGGCGCAACGCGCCCTAATGTGCTCGTCTTGTTTTCCGATGATCACCAGGATGCCGCGGTGCGGGCGATGGGGTGTGACGAGATCATCACGCCTCACCTCGACCAGTTGGCGAAGCAAGGGGTTGTCTTTCGCAATGCGCATGCTGAGATTCCGACGTGTCAGCCGAGTCGCGCATCGATTTTGACCGGATGCAGTGCCTTTACCCATGGGGTGATGCACCCGCGGTACACGGAGTCGTTCCGGCGGCCGTTGGCCCCGAACAGCTGGACCGAGGTTTTTCGTCAGGCCGGCTACCGGACGTTTTGGACTGGTAAGTGGAACACGTGGGGCAGTCCGTCCGACTTTGGTGTCTCGGAGACGTCCCGTGTTTTCAAAGGGGGGATGGGCTCGCACCAGCTGAGCTTTGATGAGGGAGGTGAGGTTGTTCGTGGATTCAGCTCCACTTTGTTTGCGGATGCTGCGATTCGCTTCCTGCGGTCCACATCCGGCGATGACCGGCCGTTTTTTGCCACCGTTGCCTTTACCGCTCCGCATGATCCGCGGACACCTCCTGCTGAATACCGGGCTTTGTACCCGGATGGTGAGGTTTCATTGCCGCCTGCGTACCTTGCGGAGCATCCGTTTGACGACGGCTACTTTGGGATCCGTGATGAAAAGCTGCTTCCACGTCCGAGGACGAAGGGAGCCGTGCGTGGTGAGATTGCGGCTTACTATGGAATGATCACTCAAATGGACGCGCAGATTGGCCGGATCCTCCAAGCGTTGCGCGATGCGGGAAAGACGGACAACACCATCGTGATCTACTTGGGGGATCATGGGCTGGCGGTAGGAAATCACGGGCTGCTCGGCAAAATGTCGATGTACTCCCACAGCGTGCGCACTCCGCTGATCATTGCGGGGCCGGGCGTTCCGCAAGGTGGTGTGCGTGATGCGTTGGTGTATCTCTACGATCTGTTTCCTACCACTGCGGCGATGGTTGGCGTGGAAGTTCCCGAGTCGGTGGAGGGTGTGGACTTCAGTGAAGTGATTCGTGGTGAAAAGGCTGATGCGCGTGAGTTTATCTACGGGGCGAATGCGAACTTGCAGCGAATGGTAAGGGATGCTCGCTACAAGTTGGTGCGCTATTATCGTGATGAGGCTCGGGGGATCGGTAGTGACCGCTATGTGTTCTTCGATTTGAAGGAGGATCCCAACGAGTTGCGCAATCTTGTTGATGAAGGGGAGCATCAAGAGCGGATCGCTGCGTTCAAGCGGTATCTGCGTGATTGGCAGGTTCGGGTTGCTGATCCCTATCGTGGGCGCGAATGA